A window from Gopherus evgoodei ecotype Sinaloan lineage chromosome 24, rGopEvg1_v1.p, whole genome shotgun sequence encodes these proteins:
- the LOC115639342 gene encoding cathepsin K-like gives MLTLGSVLLLMVAASVASIGKDPTLDSDWERWKTIYQKQYSSEEEELSRRLIWEKTLKIVTVHNLEESMGKHSYTMAMNGFADMTSEEVTATMTGLRVSDSEMDNLTADWPQESIQDQAPDCIDWRKSGYVTNVKNQGSCGSCWAFSAVGALEGQLKKKTGRLVSLSPQNLVDCSWKYGNHGCHGGFMTSAFRYVINNHGIDSETSYPYEGRDNHCRYKTSGRAATCVSYKKIPKGSETYLERTVASVGPISIAIDASLRSFQHYHSGVYYDSKCSSSHINHAVLVVGYCVDKGVPYWLVKNSWGTRWGDHGYIRMAKNRGNLCGIASFANYPVM, from the exons ATGCTGACACTGGGCAGTGTTTTACTGCTTATGGTAGCAGCATCTGTTGCCAGCATAGGCAAGGATCCTACCCTTGATTCAGACTGGGAACGCTGGAAGACAATCTACCAAAAGCAGTACAGCAGTGAA GAGGAAGAGCTTTCCAGGCGCTTGATCTgggaaaaaaccctgaaaatagTTACAGTTCATAACTTGGAAGAGTCAATGGGAAAGCATTCATACACAATGGCCATGAATGGCTTTGCAGACATG aCATCTGAGGAAGTAACGGCTACAATGACAGGGCTCAGGGTATCCGACTCAGAAATGGATAACCTCACAGCTGACTGGCCTCAAGAAAGtattcaggatcaggccccagactGCATAGATTGGAGGAAGAGCGGTTATGTCACCAATGTAAAGAACCAG GGATCTTGTGGTTCTTGTTGGGCTTTCAGTGCCGTGGGGGCCTTGGAAGGACAACTGAAGAAGAAAACAGGGCGTTTGGTGTCACTTAGTCCCCAGAACCTAGTAGACTGCTCCTGGAAATATGGCAACCATGGTTGCCACGGAGGCTTTATGACTAGTGCCTTCAGATATGTTATAAACAACCATGGCATTGACTCAGAAACGTCGTACCCATATGAAGGTCGG GACAATCATTGCCGTTATAAAACTTCTGGACGGGCTGCCACCTGTGTCAGCTATAAAAAAATACCTAAAGGAAGTGAAACTTATCTTGAAAGAAcagtggcttcagtgggaccaaTATCGATTGCTATAGATGCAAGTTTGAGATCCTTCCAACATTACCATAGTG gtgTGTACTATGACTCAAAATGCAGTTCTTCACATATAAACCATGCCGTTCTTGTTGTGGGATATTGTGTGGACAAAGGTGTGCCATATTGGCTCGTCAAAAACAG CTGGGGAACCAGATGGGGTGATCACGGTTATATCCGGATGGCAAAAAACAGAGGCAACCTTTGTGGAATAGCTTCATTTGCCAACTACCCAGTGATGTGA